Proteins from a genomic interval of Kribbella aluminosa:
- a CDS encoding lamin tail domain-containing protein — protein sequence MFVKRFRALFSAATAAVVIAGTAVLAPLTADAAITAVLGGIQYDPPGADTRTNAQINNEFFTVRNISSRPINLSGFRVLDTANHVFVFPRGYVLPGRSTVIVRTGKNRNRALTLYWNQSWYVWNNTGDTARFQTPAGKTFDTCTYKAVAGRARVGC from the coding sequence GTGTTCGTAAAACGTTTTCGCGCGCTCTTCTCCGCCGCCACGGCCGCCGTGGTCATTGCCGGTACTGCGGTACTCGCACCACTGACGGCCGACGCGGCGATCACCGCGGTCCTGGGCGGGATCCAGTACGACCCGCCAGGCGCCGACACCCGTACCAACGCCCAGATCAACAACGAGTTCTTCACGGTCCGGAACATCAGCTCACGCCCGATCAACCTGTCCGGTTTCCGCGTACTGGACACTGCGAACCACGTGTTCGTCTTCCCACGCGGCTACGTCCTGCCAGGCCGCTCGACGGTGATCGTCCGCACCGGCAAGAACCGCAACCGCGCCCTCACCCTGTACTGGAACCAAAGCTGGTACGTCTGGAACAACACCGGCGACACCGCCCGCTTCCAAACCCCAGCAGGCAAAACCTTCGACACCTGCACC
- a CDS encoding MBL fold metallo-hydrolase — MEITHIGGPTAVLNLGGITFLTDPAFDEPRDYQLPGRVMTKLTGPAIPAAELGPVDVVLLSHDEHKDNLDDAGRALLQSVPTVLSTPGAALRIEGVRGLENWEAIELPRPDGGVVTVTGVPALHGPEGAEAVVGFVTGFVLQGEGLPTVYVSGDNASLGHVKEIADRFAPIDVAVLFAGAARTGLLNGDNLTLTSEDSVDAARILGDATIVPVHTEGWTHFSEGPEQFLAAFREAGLEDRVEMLEHGVPKTVA, encoded by the coding sequence ATGGAGATCACGCACATCGGCGGCCCGACCGCCGTCCTGAACCTCGGCGGCATCACGTTCCTGACCGACCCGGCCTTCGACGAGCCGCGCGACTACCAGCTCCCGGGCCGGGTGATGACCAAGCTGACCGGCCCGGCGATCCCGGCCGCGGAGCTCGGCCCGGTCGACGTCGTACTGCTCTCGCACGACGAACACAAGGACAACCTCGACGACGCCGGCCGTGCGCTGCTGCAGTCGGTCCCGACGGTCCTCTCGACGCCCGGAGCGGCGCTGCGCATCGAGGGGGTTCGCGGCCTGGAGAACTGGGAGGCGATCGAACTTCCCCGACCGGACGGTGGCGTGGTCACGGTGACCGGCGTACCGGCACTGCACGGCCCGGAGGGCGCCGAGGCGGTCGTCGGGTTCGTCACCGGATTCGTCTTGCAGGGCGAGGGATTGCCGACGGTCTACGTCTCCGGCGACAACGCGTCGCTCGGCCATGTGAAGGAGATCGCGGACCGGTTCGCGCCGATCGACGTCGCGGTTCTGTTCGCCGGCGCGGCCCGTACCGGGTTGCTCAACGGGGACAACCTGACGCTCACGTCGGAGGACTCGGTCGACGCTGCTCGCATCCTCGGCGACGCGACCATCGTGCCTGTACACACGGAGGGCTGGACCCACTTCAGCGAAGGCCCGGAGCAGTTCCTCGCGGCGTTCCGGGAGGCCGGCCTGGAGGACCGCGTGGAAATGCTCGAACACGGCGTTCCGAAAACGGTTGCTTGA
- a CDS encoding GlxA family transcriptional regulator produces the protein MRTVAVLAYPGMSPFHLSVPCLVLGERRGLPDRYDVQVCAEQPGSFPTSAGFGITVDHGLDVLERADVVVLPSWEPGLVASDVLLAAIRRAHARGATVVGLCVGAFLVAESGIAEGREVVTHWRFADELRSRYPALKVRADALWSDQGDLVTSAGTAASLDCCLHLVRTHHGFEIAEQVARDIVVAPHRSGSQAQYIPVPVPPDPADDVIEKAMVWARTRLDQPVTLDEWAGAVALSRRTFTRQFRARTGSSGQAWLLRQRLDRARLLLETTDLPVERVAAESGFGSSDALRHHFHTVLGTTPQRHRQEFYSSTSRM, from the coding sequence ATGCGTACTGTCGCGGTTCTCGCGTACCCCGGGATGAGCCCGTTCCACCTGTCCGTGCCGTGCCTGGTCCTCGGCGAGCGGCGCGGCCTGCCGGACCGGTACGACGTACAGGTCTGCGCTGAGCAGCCGGGCTCGTTCCCGACCAGCGCCGGGTTCGGGATCACGGTGGATCACGGGCTCGACGTGCTGGAGCGGGCCGACGTCGTCGTGCTGCCCAGCTGGGAGCCCGGGCTGGTCGCGTCCGACGTACTGCTGGCGGCGATCCGACGGGCGCACGCGCGTGGTGCGACCGTGGTCGGGCTGTGTGTCGGCGCATTCCTGGTCGCGGAAAGCGGTATCGCGGAAGGGCGTGAGGTGGTGACGCACTGGCGGTTCGCCGACGAGCTGCGGTCGCGGTACCCGGCGTTGAAGGTCCGGGCGGATGCGCTGTGGTCGGATCAGGGTGACCTGGTCACATCGGCCGGTACTGCGGCGTCGCTGGACTGCTGCCTGCACCTGGTGCGGACGCACCACGGGTTCGAGATCGCGGAACAGGTCGCCCGGGACATCGTGGTCGCGCCGCACCGGAGCGGTTCGCAGGCGCAGTACATCCCGGTCCCGGTGCCGCCGGACCCGGCCGACGACGTGATCGAGAAGGCGATGGTGTGGGCGCGGACGCGGCTCGACCAGCCGGTCACGCTCGACGAATGGGCCGGGGCGGTGGCGTTGTCGCGGCGTACGTTCACGCGGCAGTTCCGGGCGCGGACCGGGAGTTCGGGGCAGGCATGGTTGTTGCGGCAACGGCTCGACCGGGCGCGATTGTTGCTGGAGACAACCGATCTGCCGGTGGAGCGGGTCGCGGCGGAAAGCGGGTTCGGCAGCAGCGACGCGCTCCGGCACCACTTCCACACTGTGCTCGGTACGACGCCGCAACGGCATCGGCAGGAGTTCTACAGCAGCACGAGCAGGATGTAG
- a CDS encoding CAP domain-containing protein, with the protein MTDSPTPRQHRGSRRAPRRSRGLVGPAVSALSVLVAIGPVVWLMSHGNARTDGAERVVSVVENSPVDDSATVEGTTAGPLITITKTLPNGVTSTAVVGPAAVGSAPASPSSDTSSTPSGSPTSSLTTPATPTVGVTTVIVSPTAPRSTGVATGRPKPSVRTTPTGKPSSTPTKTRTTQPTPSDTPQPPVSGGGTNAQERQVLDYTNQIRQQQGCGPLKLDSALVEAAGKHASDMVRRHYMDHTNPDGQGPGDRMTAAGYRGSTWGENIAAGYDTAQKVVAAWMQSDGHRKNILNCRFTSIGVGYDPGQVRSDYGPGSWVQDFGRS; encoded by the coding sequence ATGACGGATTCGCCTACCCCCCGGCAGCACCGCGGCAGTAGAAGAGCTCCCCGGCGGAGCCGCGGTCTGGTCGGCCCGGCTGTCAGCGCGCTCTCGGTCCTGGTCGCGATCGGCCCGGTGGTCTGGCTGATGTCGCACGGCAACGCCCGTACCGACGGCGCCGAGCGGGTCGTGAGCGTCGTCGAGAACAGCCCCGTCGACGACAGCGCGACGGTCGAGGGTACGACCGCCGGGCCGCTGATCACGATCACGAAGACCTTGCCGAACGGCGTGACCTCGACCGCCGTCGTCGGTCCGGCAGCCGTCGGCTCGGCACCCGCTTCACCGTCGTCCGACACCTCGAGTACGCCGAGTGGTTCGCCGACCAGTTCCTTGACGACGCCGGCCACGCCCACGGTCGGGGTCACCACCGTGATCGTGTCGCCGACCGCGCCACGCAGTACCGGCGTTGCCACCGGGCGACCGAAGCCGAGCGTGCGTACGACGCCGACCGGGAAGCCGTCGAGTACGCCGACGAAGACCCGGACGACCCAGCCGACGCCGAGCGACACCCCGCAGCCGCCGGTCAGCGGCGGCGGGACGAACGCGCAGGAACGGCAGGTCCTCGACTACACGAACCAGATCCGCCAGCAGCAGGGCTGCGGCCCGCTGAAGCTGGACAGCGCACTCGTCGAGGCGGCCGGCAAGCATGCGTCGGACATGGTCCGCCGGCACTACATGGACCACACCAACCCCGACGGCCAGGGCCCGGGCGACCGGATGACGGCCGCCGGGTACCGCGGGTCGACGTGGGGCGAGAACATCGCGGCCGGGTACGACACCGCGCAGAAGGTGGTCGCCGCCTGGATGCAGAGCGACGGGCACCGCAAGAACATCCTGAACTGCCGGTTCACCTCGATCGGCGTCGGCTACGACCCGGGCCAGGTGCGCTCCGACTACGGACCGGGCAGCTGGGTCCAGGACTTCGGGCGAAGCTGA
- a CDS encoding CAP domain-containing protein yields MTNHRRSPGNGVAGPLLASLSALILLAGVGWFVMRQSGTPRPAGQENPVASTASTRTSAKPAYSVTPPSMTPTSTPTRPTTRTTATPRTPTTTRTSRTSAPSPSPTSTPTTTRTPTRTPTRTPTPTPTPTPTKTKSTKPPKVEGNGSAEQQVLGLTNQERAKAGCGPLKTSKSLTKAAQAHATDMVDEHFFAHDSLDGRSPFDRMKAAGFGGGSMAENIAVGYTSPAAVMKGWMNSPGHRANILNCGYSLIGIGYDPGQVKPQWGNGSWVQDFGG; encoded by the coding sequence ATGACGAACCACAGGCGGTCACCGGGTAACGGTGTGGCCGGTCCGCTGCTCGCATCGTTGTCGGCGCTGATCCTGCTCGCGGGTGTCGGGTGGTTCGTCATGCGGCAGTCCGGTACTCCGCGGCCGGCCGGCCAGGAGAACCCGGTCGCGTCGACGGCGTCTACGCGAACATCCGCCAAGCCGGCGTACAGCGTGACCCCGCCAAGCATGACACCCACAAGTACGCCGACTCGTCCAACCACGCGTACTACTGCGACCCCTCGCACGCCTACTACGACTCGTACTTCTCGTACTTCTGCTCCTTCTCCGAGTCCCACGTCGACGCCCACGACCACTCGTACGCCGACTCGAACACCGACTCGAACGCCGACTCCCACGCCGACTCCCACGCCGACGAAAACGAAGAGCACGAAGCCGCCGAAGGTCGAGGGGAACGGGTCCGCCGAGCAGCAGGTGCTCGGGCTCACCAACCAGGAACGCGCGAAGGCCGGCTGCGGTCCGCTGAAGACCAGCAAGTCGCTGACGAAGGCGGCCCAGGCACATGCGACCGACATGGTCGACGAGCACTTCTTCGCTCACGACAGCCTCGACGGCCGGAGCCCGTTCGACCGGATGAAGGCGGCCGGGTTCGGCGGCGGCTCGATGGCCGAGAACATCGCGGTCGGGTACACCAGTCCGGCGGCGGTCATGAAAGGCTGGATGAACAGCCCCGGGCACCGGGCGAACATCCTGAACTGCGGATACTCGCTGATCGGCATCGGGTACGACCCCGGCCAGGTGAAACCGCAGTGGGGCAACGGGAGCTGGGTACAGGACTTCGGCGGTTGA
- a CDS encoding GNAT family N-acetyltransferase — MIDREELVRRWQAGWSVSRGWTTVEDDNNGILIVRAGEESRPTEYVVLDADGKPERVERAAQLAFADGGGRGSGWITLATDDKEARIEQLEDLGLEVQQDQDWLMTIQLSEQPALKLHERYALHAELEDDLIITRATLHGGVVSSGRMAVVGEDAVADRIETDPAHRRRGLGSAVMASLVEAAAAKGAKRGILIASIDGLRLYRSLGWKVIADIVIARSR; from the coding sequence GTGATAGATCGTGAGGAACTCGTCCGCCGTTGGCAGGCCGGGTGGTCCGTCTCGAGGGGCTGGACCACGGTTGAGGACGACAACAACGGCATTCTGATCGTCCGGGCAGGTGAGGAGAGCCGGCCGACCGAGTACGTCGTACTGGATGCCGACGGTAAACCGGAACGGGTGGAACGCGCCGCCCAGCTGGCGTTCGCCGACGGTGGTGGACGCGGCTCGGGCTGGATCACGCTGGCCACCGACGACAAGGAGGCCCGGATCGAGCAGCTCGAGGATCTTGGTCTCGAGGTTCAGCAGGACCAGGACTGGCTGATGACGATCCAGCTGTCCGAGCAGCCGGCCCTGAAACTGCACGAGCGCTACGCGTTGCACGCCGAACTCGAGGACGACCTCATCATCACCCGCGCCACGTTGCACGGCGGCGTGGTGTCCAGCGGCCGGATGGCCGTGGTCGGCGAGGACGCGGTCGCGGACCGGATCGAGACCGACCCGGCGCACCGGCGGCGTGGACTCGGCAGCGCGGTGATGGCGTCCCTGGTCGAGGCGGCCGCGGCGAAGGGCGCCAAGCGCGGCATCCTGATCGCCTCCATCGACGGCCTCCGGCTGTACCGAAGCCTGGGCTGGAAGGTGATCGCGGACATCGTGATCGCCCGCTCGCGGTGA
- a CDS encoding GNAT family N-acetyltransferase, translating to MRFPEDVPVLTDDVVTLRAHIAADVEPAYRMCQDPVMQKWTTIPVPYLHEHAVGYLTEVIPAGWRANTSWAWAIEYAGEYAGTVDLRDGEGGVGEVGFAVSPEVRGNGVMTRALRLVVRYAFDVLDWNRVIWRAYVGNFASRRVAWKAGFHGLVTIPDGGRSRGVRKDEWVATVGRDDELEPKGTWWTVPVVEGEGIRLRPLRESDAQRVMEACNDERTQHWLAGMPSPYDLDGAKEFISSRADAAASGDAVSWAIADAETDELLGNVSVFGMSSRLDGTRGEIGYWMHPEARGRKVMTTAVQLAIAHAFRPVEDGGLGRHRLVVRCADVNTASAHVAEVNGFTKVGDERRADPRRDGSYDNLLTYDLLATDLLSDDLLGG from the coding sequence ATGCGATTCCCTGAAGACGTACCGGTGCTGACCGACGACGTGGTGACCCTGCGTGCGCACATCGCCGCCGACGTGGAGCCGGCGTACCGGATGTGCCAGGACCCGGTGATGCAGAAGTGGACCACCATCCCGGTCCCGTACCTGCACGAGCACGCCGTCGGTTACCTCACCGAGGTGATCCCGGCCGGCTGGCGGGCGAACACCTCGTGGGCGTGGGCGATCGAGTACGCCGGGGAGTACGCCGGCACCGTCGACCTGCGCGACGGTGAGGGCGGGGTCGGCGAGGTCGGCTTCGCGGTGTCGCCGGAGGTCCGCGGCAACGGGGTGATGACGCGGGCGCTGCGGCTGGTGGTGCGGTACGCGTTCGACGTACTGGACTGGAATCGGGTGATCTGGCGCGCGTACGTCGGGAACTTCGCGAGCCGCCGGGTGGCCTGGAAGGCCGGCTTCCACGGGCTGGTGACGATCCCGGACGGCGGGCGGTCGCGCGGCGTACGGAAGGACGAGTGGGTCGCCACGGTCGGCCGCGACGACGAGCTCGAACCGAAGGGCACCTGGTGGACGGTGCCTGTCGTGGAGGGCGAGGGGATTCGCCTGCGGCCGTTGCGCGAGTCGGATGCGCAGCGGGTGATGGAGGCGTGCAACGACGAACGGACGCAGCACTGGTTGGCGGGGATGCCGTCGCCGTACGACCTCGACGGCGCCAAGGAATTCATCAGCAGCCGGGCGGATGCGGCCGCGAGCGGTGATGCCGTGTCGTGGGCGATCGCCGACGCCGAGACCGACGAACTGCTGGGGAACGTGAGTGTCTTCGGGATGAGCAGCCGGCTGGACGGCACGCGCGGCGAGATCGGGTACTGGATGCACCCGGAGGCGCGCGGCCGCAAGGTGATGACGACCGCCGTACAACTGGCGATCGCGCACGCGTTCCGGCCGGTCGAGGACGGCGGGCTGGGCCGGCACCGGCTGGTGGTGAGGTGCGCCGACGTGAACACCGCGTCCGCGCACGTTGCCGAGGTCAACGGATTCACCAAGGTCGGCGACGAACGCCGCGCCGACCCGCGCCGGGACGGCAGCTACGACAACCTGCTCACCTACGACCTGCTCGCCACCGATCTGCTCTCCGACGACCTGCTCGGCGGGTGA
- a CDS encoding DeoR/GlpR family DNA-binding transcription regulator encodes MNAAGAEPPRGRGGQLAAQRQATIVAEVNSRGAITVAELVDRFGVSDMTIRRDLDALDSSGLLHKVHGGATSVGLRSAHEPGFDAKLTQESAAKQAIAAEAATRVQPDSAIGIGAGTTTYALARQLLRVENLTVVTNSARIADVFHGNSRSDRTVVLIGGIRTPSDALVGPIATAALASLHLDLLFLGAHGVDAEHGLSTPNLMEAETNRSFIAASREVVVVADHTKWGTVGLSTFATWSDLDVIVTDDGLSTAARKAMRDTGCELVIAS; translated from the coding sequence GTGAACGCAGCCGGAGCAGAACCGCCCCGCGGCCGCGGTGGCCAGTTGGCCGCCCAGCGGCAGGCCACGATCGTTGCCGAGGTCAACAGCCGGGGCGCGATCACGGTGGCCGAACTGGTCGACCGGTTCGGCGTCTCGGACATGACGATCCGCCGCGACCTGGACGCGCTGGACTCCAGCGGCCTGCTGCACAAGGTGCACGGCGGCGCCACGTCGGTCGGCCTGCGCAGTGCGCACGAGCCGGGGTTCGACGCCAAACTGACGCAGGAGTCCGCGGCCAAGCAGGCGATCGCGGCCGAGGCCGCCACCCGGGTGCAGCCGGACAGCGCGATCGGCATCGGCGCCGGTACGACGACGTACGCGCTGGCCCGGCAGCTGTTGCGGGTGGAGAACTTGACAGTTGTCACGAACTCGGCGCGGATCGCGGACGTGTTCCACGGCAACAGCCGTTCGGATCGCACGGTCGTCCTGATCGGCGGGATCCGGACGCCGTCCGACGCGCTGGTCGGCCCGATCGCCACCGCGGCGCTCGCGTCGCTGCACCTGGACCTGCTGTTCCTCGGTGCGCACGGTGTCGACGCCGAGCACGGGCTCAGCACGCCGAACCTGATGGAGGCCGAGACCAACCGGTCGTTCATCGCCGCGAGCCGTGAGGTGGTCGTGGTCGCGGACCACACCAAGTGGGGGACCGTCGGCCTGAGCACGTTCGCGACCTGGTCCGACCTGGACGTGATCGTCACCGACGACGGACTCTCGACAGCCGCCCGCAAGGCGATGCGCGACACGGGATGCGAGCTGGTGATTGCTAGCTGA
- the galK gene encoding galactokinase: MSSSFETVFGTAPDGRWRAPGRVNLIGEHTDYNDGLVLPIALPNRIVVTASRRDDGRIAVASAGQKGVTEFAIDELAPESVGDWAAYPAGAAWILRESGYPIGGANLRFESDIPSGAGLSSSAALLCATLVALLGLRELEVDPAEVARLAQRAENQYVGAPVGLMDQMASMCCSAGHALYFDIRAMSTDQIPFDPSADDLALLVVDVKAPHRHVDGEYAARRKSCEQAAAELGVPALRSIAVEDLDDALGRLPDDVVRRRVRHVVTEIRRVEDAVALMRAGKLREVGPLFTASHVSLRDDFEITVPELDVAVDTALEAGALGARMTGGGFGGCIIALVEASAADAVLSAIEKAFAEHGFTAPSSLAATPSAGASRVS; this comes from the coding sequence GTGAGCTCTTCTTTTGAAACCGTTTTCGGTACGGCGCCCGACGGCCGCTGGCGGGCACCGGGGCGGGTGAACCTGATCGGCGAGCACACCGACTACAACGACGGGCTGGTGCTGCCGATCGCGCTGCCGAACCGGATCGTGGTCACCGCCTCGAGGCGCGACGACGGCCGGATCGCGGTCGCCTCCGCCGGGCAAAAGGGGGTCACCGAGTTCGCGATCGATGAGCTGGCCCCGGAATCGGTCGGCGACTGGGCGGCGTACCCGGCCGGTGCGGCCTGGATCCTGCGGGAGTCCGGCTACCCGATCGGCGGCGCGAACCTGCGGTTCGAGTCCGACATCCCGTCCGGCGCCGGTCTGTCCTCGTCCGCGGCGCTGCTCTGCGCGACGCTGGTCGCGCTGCTCGGCCTGCGTGAGCTCGAGGTCGATCCCGCCGAGGTCGCGCGGCTCGCCCAGCGGGCCGAGAACCAGTACGTCGGTGCGCCGGTCGGGCTGATGGACCAGATGGCGTCGATGTGCTGCTCGGCAGGACACGCGCTGTACTTCGACATCCGCGCGATGTCCACCGACCAGATCCCGTTCGACCCGTCCGCCGACGACCTGGCGCTGCTGGTCGTCGACGTGAAGGCGCCGCACCGGCACGTCGACGGCGAGTACGCCGCGCGCCGGAAGAGCTGCGAGCAGGCGGCGGCCGAGCTCGGCGTACCGGCGCTGCGCTCGATCGCGGTCGAGGACCTCGACGACGCGCTGGGGCGGTTGCCGGACGACGTCGTACGGCGGCGGGTCCGGCACGTGGTGACGGAGATCCGGCGGGTCGAGGACGCGGTCGCACTGATGCGGGCCGGGAAGCTCCGCGAGGTCGGGCCGCTCTTCACCGCGTCGCACGTGTCGCTGCGGGACGACTTCGAGATCACCGTTCCGGAGCTGGACGTCGCGGTCGACACCGCGCTGGAGGCCGGTGCGCTCGGTGCCCGGATGACCGGCGGCGGATTCGGCGGCTGCATCATCGCGCTCGTGGAGGCGTCGGCGGCGGACGCCGTGCTGTCCGCGATCGAGAAAGCCTTTGCGGAACACGGTTTCACGGCGCCGAGCTCGCTCGCCGCGACCCCGTCGGCGGGTGCTTCCAGGGTCAGCTAG
- the galT gene encoding galactose-1-phosphate uridylyltransferase encodes MNTPRGVRRTDTTLSDGRELIYYDPADAPVRVPLEDTRGLAAPQPQVELRTDPLTGDVITYATHRNTRTYLPPADQCPLCPSKPGNPTEIPDHDYNVAVFENRFPSFAGPGRTEVVCFTSDHNGSFTGLSQGQARLVVDTWADRTAELSARDDVELVFPFENRGREIGVTLNHPHGQLYAYPFVPPRMRTLLAQARKHQEVAGSNLFADVLAAERKDGTRVIGENGNWTAFVPEAARWPVEVHLYPHRQVGGIDELSVGERDDFAELYLEVLQRLDGLYGEPLPYIAAWHQAPVRVDRELGYLHLEVLSIRRAKDKIKYLAGSESGMGAFISDTRPEDVAETLRKVGS; translated from the coding sequence ATGAACACACCCCGCGGTGTACGCCGTACCGACACCACGCTGTCGGACGGCCGCGAGCTGATCTACTACGACCCGGCCGACGCGCCGGTCCGGGTGCCGCTCGAGGACACCCGCGGCCTGGCCGCCCCACAGCCGCAGGTGGAGCTGCGCACGGACCCGTTGACCGGCGACGTGATCACCTACGCCACGCACCGCAACACGCGGACCTACCTGCCGCCGGCGGACCAGTGCCCGCTGTGCCCGAGCAAGCCGGGCAACCCGACCGAGATCCCGGACCACGACTACAACGTCGCCGTCTTCGAGAACCGGTTCCCGTCCTTCGCAGGCCCCGGCCGGACCGAGGTCGTGTGCTTCACCAGTGACCACAACGGCTCGTTCACCGGCCTGTCGCAGGGCCAGGCGCGGCTGGTCGTCGACACCTGGGCCGACCGGACCGCCGAGCTCAGCGCCCGGGACGACGTCGAGCTGGTGTTCCCGTTCGAGAACCGGGGCCGGGAGATCGGCGTCACGCTGAACCACCCGCACGGCCAGCTCTACGCGTACCCGTTCGTCCCGCCGCGGATGCGTACGCTGCTGGCGCAGGCCCGCAAGCACCAGGAGGTTGCCGGCAGCAACCTGTTCGCCGACGTCCTGGCCGCGGAACGCAAGGACGGCACCCGGGTGATCGGGGAGAACGGCAACTGGACCGCGTTCGTCCCGGAGGCCGCCCGCTGGCCGGTCGAGGTGCACCTGTACCCGCACCGCCAGGTCGGCGGGATCGACGAGCTGTCGGTCGGTGAGCGCGACGACTTCGCCGAGCTGTACCTGGAGGTCCTGCAGCGCCTCGACGGTCTGTACGGCGAGCCGCTGCCGTACATCGCCGCCTGGCACCAGGCCCCGGTCCGGGTCGACCGCGAGCTCGGCTACCTGCACCTGGAGGTGTTGTCGATCCGGCGGGCCAAGGACAAGATCAAGTACCTGGCCGGCTCCGAGTCCGGTATGGGCGCGTTCATCAGCGACACCCGGCCCGAGGACGTGGCCGAGACTTTGCGGAAGGTTGGCTCGTGA
- a CDS encoding hemolysin family protein: MNETLLNIVLILVFVLIGGVFAAAEMALVSLRESQLKALSHRGRRGEIVAKVAANPNRFLSAVQIGVTLMGFLSAAFGGATLADGLAPHLRKLGLPQSLASTVALILITICISYVSIVIGELAAKRLALQRAEGFALALGPLVDRLASGARPVIWLLSRSTDLVVRALGGDPNANREVMSDEELRGLVTASESLGEEERKIVDDVFEAGGRQLRELMLPRTEVDFVDAEMPAYKAVKFAAERPHSRYPVMNGSADDIVGFVHVRDLFDPAVATRSVRVGDLARDVLMLPDTAKLLPTLTEMRRRSTHLAIVLDEYGGTAGIVTLEDLVEELIGDIKDEYDEEPAETTRLGSGDLEMDGLLNLDDFADATAIELPDGPYETVGGFLAASLGKVPSAGDEVRLHAHTLTVSEMDGRRVARVRLHLLTPAEEQPESPAPAVE, translated from the coding sequence ATGAACGAAACCCTGCTGAACATCGTTCTGATCCTGGTCTTCGTGCTGATCGGTGGCGTCTTCGCCGCCGCCGAGATGGCCCTCGTGTCACTGCGGGAGAGCCAGCTGAAGGCCCTGTCACATCGCGGCAGACGCGGCGAGATCGTCGCCAAGGTCGCCGCCAACCCGAACCGCTTCCTGTCCGCCGTGCAGATCGGCGTGACGCTGATGGGCTTCCTGTCCGCCGCCTTCGGTGGCGCAACCCTCGCCGACGGCCTCGCGCCGCACCTGCGCAAGCTCGGCCTGCCACAGTCGCTGGCGAGCACGGTCGCGCTGATCCTGATCACCATCTGCATCTCCTACGTCTCGATCGTGATCGGCGAGCTGGCCGCGAAACGCCTCGCGCTGCAGCGCGCGGAAGGCTTCGCGCTCGCCCTCGGCCCGCTGGTGGACCGGCTCGCTTCTGGCGCCCGCCCGGTGATCTGGCTGCTCTCGAGGTCCACCGACCTGGTGGTCCGCGCGCTCGGCGGCGACCCGAACGCGAACCGCGAGGTGATGAGCGACGAGGAGCTTCGCGGCCTCGTGACGGCCAGCGAGTCGCTCGGCGAGGAGGAGCGGAAGATCGTCGACGACGTGTTCGAGGCCGGCGGCCGGCAGCTCCGCGAGCTGATGCTGCCGCGCACCGAGGTGGACTTCGTCGACGCCGAGATGCCGGCGTACAAGGCGGTCAAGTTCGCCGCCGAGCGGCCGCACTCGCGGTACCCGGTGATGAACGGCTCGGCCGACGACATCGTCGGGTTCGTGCACGTCCGGGACCTGTTCGACCCGGCTGTCGCGACCCGTTCGGTCCGGGTCGGCGACCTGGCCCGTGACGTGCTGATGCTGCCGGACACCGCCAAGCTGCTGCCGACACTGACCGAGATGCGCCGCCGCAGTACGCACCTGGCGATCGTCCTCGACGAGTACGGCGGTACTGCGGGCATCGTCACGCTCGAGGATCTGGTCGAGGAACTGATCGGCGACATCAAGGACGAGTACGACGAGGAACCGGCCGAGACCACCCGGCTGGGCAGCGGCGACCTGGAGATGGACGGCCTGCTGAACCTCGACGACTTCGCCGACGCGACCGCGATCGAGCTGCCCGACGGCCCGTACGAGACGGTCGGCGGGTTCCTCGCCGCCAGCCTCGGCAAGGTCCCGTCGGCCGGCGACGAGGTCCGGCTGCACGCGCACACGCTGACCGTCAGTGAGATGGACGGCCGCCGGGTCGCCCGGGTCCGCCTGCACCTGCTCACACCGGCTGAGGAACAGCCTGAATCGCCAGCGCCCGCCGTCGAGTGA